The Lycium barbarum isolate Lr01 chromosome 11, ASM1917538v2, whole genome shotgun sequence genome contains the following window.
AATTGGTCCAAAAATGGAAATATGATGCCTTCTTGAGTTTTAGAGGAGAAGATACCCGCAGTAACTTCGTTGCGCATCTTTACAAACGAATGGAAGACATAGGAATTTACACATTCAAAGATGATGTCAAACTTGAAAGAGGAAAGTTTATTTCACCAGAGCTTCTGAAAGCAATTGAGGAGTCAAAATTTGCGATTATTATCTTCTCTGAGAACTATGCTTCATCCACATGGTGCTTGCAGGAACTCACCAAAATTATGGAGTGTGTTGAAAAGAACGGACAGGAAGCTATCCCAATATTCTACAATGTTGACCCATCAGATGTACGCATGCAAAGAAATAGCTTCGCTGTAGCGATGGCTGAACACGAGGCAGATCTCAAGGGTAGTGATATGGAGAAGGTGCAGAGGTGGAAGGATGTTTTACATAAAGCAGCCAATATAGCAGGATGGGATGTGCGTAAAACTGCAAATGGGTGAGTAATAGCTCAAATGATCCCTTGTCGAGTTTGAATCAAACAGTGCGGGAACTGTTTATCATTATATGCTGAAAATTGTCAACAtttcaaatgtttttttttttgaataaacaGACTTCTCGAGATTATCATAAAAGCATGAGGTTAAAAAAATCACGAGGTCTTCTATTACTAATTTTCTAAGTAAAGAAATAAATGATCATTTCCACGTACTTCGATTCTAAATTTGGAGTATTCAACATCTACTGTTTGCTTTAAAAAGGTTAAATTACCTCATGTAGAAACCATTCAGCTCGATATTATATTAAAGCTTTTGGACTGGCCATATCACTCGGTGGATGAATCCTTAAGATGTTCATTTGGTAAGGGTATGGATAATGGGGAGAAGATGTCTATTACAGGCAAAATACTTGTCAGGATCTATCTGTTGTTAATTTTGAGGGTGTTTTCTTCTGAGAATATTAGAGAAGTTTAGCGTCCTATAGATAACTTTACGGTCAATTGGTATGACATTGTGATGGCTAAAGGTGTTAAAACTGACAAAGGAAGTCTTTTTAGTTTAGGCAATTCCAACTGGTTAATGTTTATCAATGTCGGTACATTAACATTAGGGTAGGAGTCTTTTTAGTTTGTAGATATGTATAGCGATATAAAATGTAGGGAACCTTCGTGTTGTGAACAACAAATTATTGAATTTCGGAATGAAAAGGGTCCAAATGAGGTAAATGCATATAGAGTATTCCTATAACTAACCCCTACTAGCTTGTAGTTGAGGtgtagtagtagttgttgttgttgttcctatTTTGCATTGGCTGGAATGTGGTTATTTCTTTTCACTTCCTCATGATTCATTATGTTTCAAATGTTTTATTCTTCCAAGTATATTTCTATGTGACACAGGGATGAGGCAAAATGTATTGACCTGATTGTCAACAAGATTTTTTGTAGTGTGGAAGAGACAATTTCAAGCTTTGCAAAGCATCTAGTGGGAATCAAATCTCGTGTAAAGGAAGTAAAATCATTGTTGAATGTTGAATTCGGCGGTGTTTACTATGTTGGGATATGGGGAATGGGTGGCGTAGGGAAGACAACTGTTGCAAGAGCAATTTTTGATGAGATTTCTTATCTATTTGAAGGGTCTTGTTTTCTTGCAAATGTTAGGGAAATTTCAAAGAAGTATGGCCCCGAAGGCCCAGAACATCTGCAAAAGAAGCTTCTTTCACAAATCTTGAAGCAACAATCACCGAATATATCAAGTGCTAATGAAGGAGTCAAAATGATGAGCAGAATGCTACGTTTTAAGAAAGTTTTGATCGTTCTTGATGACGTGGATAACAACGATCAGTTGGAATACTTAGTTGGAAAGTGTGACTGGTTTGGTGATGGCAGCAGGATCATTACAACTAGTAGAAATAATGAATTACTTCGCAAGCATGATAAGTTGTATCGTGTCCCTGAATTGGCTATCCATGAGGCTCTTGAACTTTTCAGTTGGCACGCCTTTCAGCAAGGGACTCCTGATAAGGAGTTTGCAAACCTCTGCATTTCTGTAGTAAATTATGCTAATGGTTTACCCTTAGCTCTTGAGGTGTTGGGCTCTTTTCTCTACAGACGAGGCATGAATGAGTGGAAAAGTGCATTAGATAGACTTGAAGATATTGGAGACGGGAAAATCGTTAAGCAACTCAGTTTAAGTCTAGATGGATTGAGCCCTGAAGATAAGGATATATTTCTTGATATTGCATGCTTCTTTAGAGGGAAAAAGAAAGATGATGTGATAACAATACTGAATAGCTTTGGCTTTAAATCAGAAATTGGAATAGATATCCTTATTAGAAAATCAGTTTTGTATATTTCAGAAGGAATGGTTGAGATGCATGATTTAATAGAACAAATGGGTCAACAAGTGGCACGTAATATTGATCAGGACCAGCCATGGAAGCACAGCCGATTATGGCATGGCAAAGATATAGAAACAGTTTTTTCTGAAAATCTGGTAATATGTCCTCCAACGATTGAGAATGCTGCAgtttttccattttctttttgCATTATCATTTGGGCTTCACAAAATGTAGACTAACTTTGTACAGCATTGTCTAGTTCCACTACCTTTTTCAAGTGAAAGAAACAAAATGGATTATagtttttaaatttaaatgtatggATAGAAGACTCGAGAATGGATTTTTTTCTTAGGTAAGGACTGAAAGGTAGTAAAAATGAGAACTGCATACGGTCTTTAATCAATGCATGGAATAGTTTGATTGAACTGCTAACTGAGAGCCCGATGTAAAATCTACAGTAGAGAAAGTCTAGTATTATATTTAGTCCTGATTCAATTGATGGAACTATTTGAATTAAATCTGGATTGAAAGCTAGATGTAAATCCTATACTAGTAGTATTATTTTCCTAACCCCACTAAAACCTTTTTTGATGTGAATTCTGGTCAACATAGTTTTGTCTCTTCTTTTCAGTGGACAGACTCAGTTAAAGGCATAACGGTACCAATTGGCTCAGACCAACATATATGCAAGTGGAgcaaagctttcagaaatatgcCTTGCCTTAGGTTACTCATTGTCAAAGGGGAGGAGGTCCGACATTATGAACCAGTTTCTAACACAATTGAATATCTACCCAGTAGCTTGAAATGGCTTGATTGGTCTTACTACAGTTTTGAATCTTTACCAGCAAATTTTCAACCACGAAACCTTGTTGGGCTCAACATGACTTTTAGTTCTCTTATTGAATTTTGCAAAGAACcaaaggtatgggtttatttctTCCGTAACAGTGCCTTAAGCATTGAATTTCCAGTGAAATCtgacatttcttttcttccactTTATTATAAACAGGCATTTAACAAGTTGACAATCCTCAACTTAAGTTTTTCAGAAAATTTAATCCGAACACCCTGTTTTTCCGAGACTCCAAACCTGAAGAGGATTATACTGAAAAGTTGTTTAAGCTTGGTTGAGGTTCATCCGTCCATTGGCAATCTCAAAAAGCTTATTTTTCTGAACATGGAGAACTGTAAAAATCTCAAGATTTTACTGAGCAGCATTCAAATGGAATCTCTTGAAAGCCTCAACCTCTCTGGTTGTGAGAAATTAGGAGAATTTCCAGAAATTAGGGGGAACATGGAATTGCTGTCGGAGCTTCTTTTGGGACGTACAACAATATGGGAGTTACCCTCATCAATAGGACGGCTCATTGGCATCAGCTTGCTTGATTTGCGTTCATGCAAAAATCTTGTAAGACTCCCAGCCAGCATTACTGAGATGAAAAAGCTGAAAATTTTGATCCTTAAGGGCTGCTTAAAACTTGCAGCCTTTCCTGAAAACCTGGGTGATCTAGAAGAGTTGGAGGAGCTCTATGCTGGTAATACCGCGATTTGGAAATTACCAGATTCTGTTGGAGAATTAAGCAGGCTTAAGGTCCTATCATTAAGAAGAGGACGGAAGGTAAAGTGTCGATACTCTAGGAATTTGAAATTCCCGATTTCATTAAATTGTTTGTTGGGATTGAAAAGCTTAGATCTCAGTGGATGCAATACATCTGGCGAACAAATTTGTCCTCTTAGATACTTGACTTCTTTATTGGAACTAAACTTAAGCAGAAGCAAACTTACTTCTTTACCTAGTATAGCTGATTTTCCC
Protein-coding sequences here:
- the LOC132616660 gene encoding TMV resistance protein N-like isoform X1 — translated: MSRASSFRVCKYDVFVSFREKDTGRTFVKRLYTALQDRGINTFINDIEEARLAVVIFSINYAYSRWHLEKLAHIIKCKNELDQIVIPVFYGVSPSDVCHQNGHFAESFSQHEKIYKDDLEKVQRWRDACAEAGKISGFDLQDFEDQVIFINLIVNAIIHSFPFTQHQVGIKSRVKELTSLLSVELGGVYFVGIWGMCGSGKTTVARAIFDEMSDQFEGSCFLGNVRKISKKDGVEAPEHLQKKLLSQILKQQSPNIASANEGAKMISSTLRFKKVLIVLDDVDNDNQLEYLVGKRDWFGDGSRIITTSRNIDLLQNHNELYHVPELDFDDALELFSWHAFQQETPDPEFENLSIWVVIYANGLPLALEVLGSFLYKGGMNEWRSALDRLKDIGEGEIIKQLSLSLDGLSYKNKDIFLRIACFFRGKQINDVITILNSCGFKSEIGIDILVRKSLLYISDGMVEMHDLIQQMGQQVVRDTDQDQSWEHSRLWHDKDIETVFSENLISMEANEESCEIGSSISRKRAKRSTSVVWNTFLKLPRTSESERLKAQCQIPRSHTFPMVSHKELVQKWKYDAFLSFRGEDTRSNFVAHLYKRMEDIGIYTFKDDVKLERGKFISPELLKAIEESKFAIIIFSENYASSTWCLQELTKIMECVEKNGQEAIPIFYNVDPSDVRMQRNSFAVAMAEHEADLKGSDMEKVQRWKDVLHKAANIAGWDVRKTANGDEAKCIDLIVNKIFCSVEETISSFAKHLVGIKSRVKEVKSLLNVEFGGVYYVGIWGMGGVGKTTVARAIFDEISYLFEGSCFLANVREISKKYGPEGPEHLQKKLLSQILKQQSPNISSANEGVKMMSRMLRFKKVLIVLDDVDNNDQLEYLVGKCDWFGDGSRIITTSRNNELLRKHDKLYRVPELAIHEALELFSWHAFQQGTPDKEFANLCISVVNYANGLPLALEVLGSFLYRRGMNEWKSALDRLEDIGDGKIVKQLSLSLDGLSPEDKDIFLDIACFFRGKKKDDVITILNSFGFKSEIGIDILIRKSVLYISEGMVEMHDLIEQMGQQVARNIDQDQPWKHSRLWHGKDIETVFSENLWTDSVKGITVPIGSDQHICKWSKAFRNMPCLRLLIVKGEEVRHYEPVSNTIEYLPSSLKWLDWSYYSFESLPANFQPRNLVGLNMTFSSLIEFCKEPKAFNKLTILNLSFSENLIRTPCFSETPNLKRIILKSCLSLVEVHPSIGNLKKLIFLNMENCKNLKILLSSIQMESLESLNLSGCEKLGEFPEIRGNMELLSELLLGRTTIWELPSSIGRLIGISLLDLRSCKNLVRLPASITEMKKLKILILKGCLKLAAFPENLGDLEELEELYAGNTAIWKLPDSVGELSRLKVLSLRRGRKVKCRYSRNLKFPISLNCLLGLKSLDLSGCNTSGEQICPLRYLTSLLELNLSRSKLTSLPSIADFPRLRYLNITHCQELKELPKLPPSIKELYAEDFLGIQSIVALWSCPLLYLVSFTNYSFEQQPYTEKSTDSSVLDQILISFLSDAKVNVVNPPNYDRKGISIVFPGCAIPTWFEHQTVKEKILVELPEDWFDYNFQGFAICCVTSMGAGVHDPSSGLSGKYDSTFINAKLMCSNNPEKLKVLEKECKVGTASRTPGCCVCFAYLPLYFLLQASGADARNLNQYGLFEASINNRIATQWGVHLIYKIDRQFFRSRIDEALLGPNIR
- the LOC132616660 gene encoding TMV resistance protein N-like isoform X2 is translated as MSRASSFRVCKYDVFVSFREKDTGRTFVKRLYTALQDRGINTFINDIEEARLAVVIFSINYAYSRWHLEKLAHIIKCKNELDQIVIPVFYGVSPSDVCHQNGHFAESFSQHEKIYKDDLEKVQRWRDACAEAGKISGFDLQDFEDQVIFINLIVNAIIHSFPFTQHQVGIKSRVKELTSLLSVELGGVYFVGIWGMCGSGKTTVARAIFDEMSDQFEGSCFLGNVRKISKKDGVEAPEHLQKKLLSQILKQQSPNIASANEGAKMISSTLRFKKVLIVLDDVDNDNQLEYLVGKRDWFGDGSRIITTSRNIDLLQNHNELYHVPELDFDDALELFSWHAFQQETPDPEFENLSIWVVIYANGLPLALEVLGSFLYKGGMNEWRSALDRLKDIGEGEIIKQLSLSLDGLSYKNKDIFLRIACFFRGKQINDVITILNSCGFKSEIGIDILVRKSLLYISDGMVEMHDLIQQMGQQVVRDTDQDQSWEHSRLWHDKDIETVFSENLISMEANEESCEIGSSISRKRAKRSTSVVWNTFLKLPRTSESERLKAQCQIPRSHTFPMVSHKELVQKWKYDAFLSFRGEDTRSNFVAHLYKRMEDIGIYTFKDDVKLERGKFISPELLKAIEESKFAIIIFSENYASSTWCLQELTKIMECVEKNGQEAIPIFYNVDPSDVRMQRNSFAVAMAEHEADLKGSDMEKVQRWKDVLHKAANIAGWDVRKTANGVEETISSFAKHLVGIKSRVKEVKSLLNVEFGGVYYVGIWGMGGVGKTTVARAIFDEISYLFEGSCFLANVREISKKYGPEGPEHLQKKLLSQILKQQSPNISSANEGVKMMSRMLRFKKVLIVLDDVDNNDQLEYLVGKCDWFGDGSRIITTSRNNELLRKHDKLYRVPELAIHEALELFSWHAFQQGTPDKEFANLCISVVNYANGLPLALEVLGSFLYRRGMNEWKSALDRLEDIGDGKIVKQLSLSLDGLSPEDKDIFLDIACFFRGKKKDDVITILNSFGFKSEIGIDILIRKSVLYISEGMVEMHDLIEQMGQQVARNIDQDQPWKHSRLWHGKDIETVFSENLWTDSVKGITVPIGSDQHICKWSKAFRNMPCLRLLIVKGEEVRHYEPVSNTIEYLPSSLKWLDWSYYSFESLPANFQPRNLVGLNMTFSSLIEFCKEPKAFNKLTILNLSFSENLIRTPCFSETPNLKRIILKSCLSLVEVHPSIGNLKKLIFLNMENCKNLKILLSSIQMESLESLNLSGCEKLGEFPEIRGNMELLSELLLGRTTIWELPSSIGRLIGISLLDLRSCKNLVRLPASITEMKKLKILILKGCLKLAAFPENLGDLEELEELYAGNTAIWKLPDSVGELSRLKVLSLRRGRKVKCRYSRNLKFPISLNCLLGLKSLDLSGCNTSGEQICPLRYLTSLLELNLSRSKLTSLPSIADFPRLRYLNITHCQELKELPKLPPSIKELYAEDFLGIQSIVALWSCPLLYLVSFTNYSFEQQPYTEKSTDSSVLDQILISFLSDAKVNVVNPPNYDRKGISIVFPGCAIPTWFEHQTVKEKILVELPEDWFDYNFQGFAICCVTSMGAGVHDPSSGLSGKYDSTFINAKLMCSNNPEKLKVLEKECKVGTASRTPGCCVCFAYLPLYFLLQASGADARNLNQYGLFEASINNRIATQWGVHLIYKIDRQFFRSRIDEALLGPNIR
- the LOC132616660 gene encoding TMV resistance protein N-like isoform X3; the protein is MGNQREYTDLEVVARWIDALRKASNITGWHVSITSNRDQVIFINLIVNAIIHSFPFTQHQVGIKSRVKELTSLLSVELGGVYFVGIWGMCGSGKTTVARAIFDEMSDQFEGSCFLGNVRKISKKDGVEAPEHLQKKLLSQILKQQSPNIASANEGAKMISSTLRFKKVLIVLDDVDNDNQLEYLVGKRDWFGDGSRIITTSRNIDLLQNHNELYHVPELDFDDALELFSWHAFQQETPDPEFENLSIWVVIYANGLPLALEVLGSFLYKGGMNEWRSALDRLKDIGEGEIIKQLSLSLDGLSYKNKDIFLRIACFFRGKQINDVITILNSCGFKSEIGIDILVRKSLLYISDGMVEMHDLIQQMGQQVVRDTDQDQSWEHSRLWHDKDIETVFSENLISMEANEESCEIGSSISRKRAKRSTSVVWNTFLKLPRTSESERLKAQCQIPRSHTFPMVSHKELVQKWKYDAFLSFRGEDTRSNFVAHLYKRMEDIGIYTFKDDVKLERGKFISPELLKAIEESKFAIIIFSENYASSTWCLQELTKIMECVEKNGQEAIPIFYNVDPSDVRMQRNSFAVAMAEHEADLKGSDMEKVQRWKDVLHKAANIAGWDVRKTANGDEAKCIDLIVNKIFCSVEETISSFAKHLVGIKSRVKEVKSLLNVEFGGVYYVGIWGMGGVGKTTVARAIFDEISYLFEGSCFLANVREISKKYGPEGPEHLQKKLLSQILKQQSPNISSANEGVKMMSRMLRFKKVLIVLDDVDNNDQLEYLVGKCDWFGDGSRIITTSRNNELLRKHDKLYRVPELAIHEALELFSWHAFQQGTPDKEFANLCISVVNYANGLPLALEVLGSFLYRRGMNEWKSALDRLEDIGDGKIVKQLSLSLDGLSPEDKDIFLDIACFFRGKKKDDVITILNSFGFKSEIGIDILIRKSVLYISEGMVEMHDLIEQMGQQVARNIDQDQPWKHSRLWHGKDIETVFSENLWTDSVKGITVPIGSDQHICKWSKAFRNMPCLRLLIVKGEEVRHYEPVSNTIEYLPSSLKWLDWSYYSFESLPANFQPRNLVGLNMTFSSLIEFCKEPKAFNKLTILNLSFSENLIRTPCFSETPNLKRIILKSCLSLVEVHPSIGNLKKLIFLNMENCKNLKILLSSIQMESLESLNLSGCEKLGEFPEIRGNMELLSELLLGRTTIWELPSSIGRLIGISLLDLRSCKNLVRLPASITEMKKLKILILKGCLKLAAFPENLGDLEELEELYAGNTAIWKLPDSVGELSRLKVLSLRRGRKVKCRYSRNLKFPISLNCLLGLKSLDLSGCNTSGEQICPLRYLTSLLELNLSRSKLTSLPSIADFPRLRYLNITHCQELKELPKLPPSIKELYAEDFLGIQSIVALWSCPLLYLVSFTNYSFEQQPYTEKSTDSSVLDQILISFLSDAKVNVVNPPNYDRKGISIVFPGCAIPTWFEHQTVKEKILVELPEDWFDYNFQGFAICCVTSMGAGVHDPSSGLSGKYDSTFINAKLMCSNNPEKLKVLEKECKVGTASRTPGCCVCFAYLPLYFLLQASGADARNLNQYGLFEASINNRIATQWGVHLIYKIDRQFFRSRIDEALLGPNIR
- the LOC132616660 gene encoding TMV resistance protein N-like isoform X5, producing the protein MSRASSFRVCKYDVFVSFREKDTGRTFVKRLYTALQDRGINTFINDIEEARLAVVIFSINYAYSRWHLEKLAHIIKCKNELDQIVIPVFYGVSPSDVCHQNGHFAESFSQHEKIYKDDLEKVQRWRDACAEAGKISGFDLQDFEDQVIFINLIVNAIIHSFPFTQHQVGIKSRVKELTSLLSVELGGVYFVGIWGMCGSGKTTVARAIFDEMSDQFEGSCFLGNVRKISKKDGVEAPEHLQKKLLSQILKQQSPNIASANEGAKMISSTLRFKKVLIVLDDVDNDNQLEYLVGKRDWFGDGSRIITTSRNIDLLQNHNELYHVPELDFDDALELFSWHAFQQETPDPEFENLSIWVVIYANGLPLALEVLGSFLYKGGMNEWRSALDRLKDIGEGEIIKQLSLSLDGLSYKNKDIFLRIACFFRGKQINDVITILNSCGFKSEIGIDILVRKSLLYISDGMVEMHDLIQQMGQQVVRDTDQDQSWEHSRLWHDKDIETVFSENLISMEANEESCEIGSSISRKRAKRSTSVVWNTFLKLPRTSESERLKAQCQIPRSHTFPMVSHKELVQKWKYDAFLSFRGEDTRSNFVAHLYKRMEDIGIYTFKDDVKLERGKFISPELLKAIEESKFAIIIFSENYASSTWCLQELTKIMECVEKNGQEAIPIFYNVDPSDVRMQRNSFAVAMAEHEADLKGSDMEKVQRWKDVLHKAANIAGWDVRKTANGDEAKCIDLIVNKIFCSVEETISSFAKHLVGIKSRVKEVKSLLNVEFGGVYYVGIWGMGGVGKTTVARAIFDEISYLFEGSCFLANVREISKKYGPEGPEHLQKKLLSQILKQQSPNISSANEGVKMMSRMLRFKKVLIVLDDVDNNDQLEYLVGKCDWFGDGSRIITTSRNNELLRKHDKLYRVPELAIHEALELFSWHAFQQGTPDKEFANLCISVVNYANGLPLALEVLGSFLYRRGMNEWKSALDRLEDIGDGKIVKQLSLSLDGLSPEDKDIFLDIACFFRGKKKDDVITILNSFGFKSEIGIDILIRKSVLYISEGMVEMHDLIEQMGQQVARNIDQDQPWKHSRLWHGKDIETVFSENLWTDSVKGITVPIGSDQHICKWSKAFRNMPCLRLLIVKGEEVRHYEPVSNTIEYLPSSLKWLDWSYYSFESLPANFQPRNLVGLNMTFSSLIEFCKEPKAFNKLTILNLSFSENLIRTPCFSETPNLKRIILKSCLSLVEVHPSIGNLKKLIFLNMENCKNLKILLSSIQMESLESLNLSGCEKLGEFPEIRGNMELLSELLLGRTTIWELPSSIGRLIGISLLDLRSCKNLPFLKTWVI
- the LOC132616660 gene encoding TMV resistance protein N-like isoform X4 — translated: MSRASSFRVCKYDVFVSFREKDTGRTFVKRLYTALQDRGINTFINDIEEARLAVVIFSINYAYSRWHLEKLAHIIKCKNELDQIVIPVFYGVSPSDVCHQNGHFAESFSQHEKIYKDDLEKVQRWRDACAEAGKISGFDLQDFEDQVIFINLIVNAIIHSFPFTQHQVGIKSRVKELTSLLSVELGGVYFVGIWGMCGSGKTTVARAIFDEMSDQFEGSCFLGNVRKISKKDGVEAPEHLQKKLLSQILKQQSPNIASANEGAKMISSTLRFKKVLIVLDDVDNDNQLEYLVGKRDWFGDGSRIITTSRNIDLLQNHNELYHVPELDFDDALELFSWHAFQQETPDPEFENLSIWVVIYANGLPLALEVLGSFLYKGGMNEWRSALDRLKDIGEGEIIKQLSLSLDGLSYKNKDIFLRIACFFRGKQINDVITILNSCGFKSEIGIDILVRKSLLYISDGMVEMHDLIQQMGQQVVRDTDQDQSWEHSRLWHDKDIETVFSENLISMEANEESCEIGSSISRKRAKRSTSVVWNTFLKLPRTSESERLKAQCQIPRSHTFPMVSHKELVQKWKYDAFLSFRGEDTRSNFVAHLYKRMEDIGIYTFKDDVKLERGKFISPELLKAIEESKFAIIIFSENYASSTWCLQELTKIMECVEKNGQEAIPIFYNVDPSDVRMQRNSFAVAMAEHEADLKGSDMEKVQRWKDVLHKAANIAGWDVRKTANGDEAKCIDLIVNKIFCSVEETISSFAKHLVGIKSRVKEVKSLLNVEFGGVYYVGIWGMGGVGKTTVARAIFDEISYLFEGSCFLANVREISKKYGPEGPEHLQKKLLSQILKQQSPNISSANEGVKMMSRMLRFKKVLIVLDDVDNNDQLEYLVGKCDWFGDGSRIITTSRNNELLRKHDKLYRVPELAIHEALELFSWHAFQQGTPDKEFANLCISVVNYANGLPLALEVLGSFLYRRGMNEWKSALDRLEDIGDGKIVKQLSLSLDGLSPEDKDIFLDIACFFRGKKKDDVITILNSFGFKSEIGIDILIRKSVLYISEGMVEMHDLIEQMGQQVARNIDQDQPWKHSRLWHGKDIETVFSENLWTDSVKGITVPIGSDQHICKWSKAFRNMPCLRLLIVKGEEVRHYEPVSNTIEYLPSSLKWLDWSYYSFESLPANFQPRNLVGLNMTFSSLIEFCKEPKAFNKLTILNLSFSENLIRTPCFSETPNLKRIILKSCLSLVEVHPSIGNLKKLIFLNMENCKNLKILLSSIQMESLESLNLSGCEKLGEFPEIRGNMELLSELLLGRTTIWELPSSIGRLIGISLLDLRSCKNLVRLPASITEMKKLKILILKGCLKLAAFPENLGDLEELEELYAGNTAIWKLPDSVGELSRLKVLSLRRGRKGFAICCVTSMGAGVHDPSSGLSGKYDSTFINAKLMCSNNPEKLKVLEKECKVGTASRTPGCCVCFAYLPLYFLLQASGADARNLNQYGLFEASINNRIATQWGVHLIYKIDRQFFRSRIDEALLGPNIR